In Ogataea parapolymorpha DL-1 chromosome I, whole genome shotgun sequence, the following are encoded in one genomic region:
- a CDS encoding Cell wall mannoprotein PIR1, with amino-acid sequence MKFTSSLAAISLASNAFAAYVGSTYWTTMTPSYTLDGALTSYSATFGIAVEPLETSSSVSASLNVEKRQVVSQIGDGQIQATTNTEKETSKSSTSTAAAVVSQITDGQIQATTATTTSSSSSSKKTAAAVVTQIGDGQIQATTSTSSKSTAADVVTQIGDGQIQATSKSSSTSTAADVVSQITDGQIQATTSTKASSATTSGVISQISDGQIQASSTASSKTSTASSSTATGDYVTSVSCKKEGALAMTLKDGILYDSEGRIGSIVANRQFQFDGPPPQAGAIYADGWSISPDGYLAIGNDTIFYQCLSGTFYNLYDQSIGGQCNKVHLKAVELVDC; translated from the coding sequence ATGAAGTTCACATCCTCGCTCGCTGCCATCAGTTTGGCCTCCAACGCATTCGCTGCCTATGTTGGCTCTACCTACTGGACTACCATGACCCCATCCTACACCCTGGATGGTGCTCTGACTAGCTACTCGGCTACTTTCGGTATTGCTGTTGAACCACTAGAGACCAGTTCCTCGGTTTCCGCCTCTCTCAACGTTGAGAAAAGACAGGTTGTTTCTCAAATTGGTGATGGTCAAATTCAGGCTACCACGAACACCGAGAAAGAAACCTCCAAATCCTCTACTTCTACTGCCGCAGCTGTTGTGTCGCAAATCACGGACGGTCAAATCCAAGCCACCACTGCCACCAccacctcttcttcatcgaGCTCCAAGAAGACTGCCGCAGCTGTTGTCACTCAAATTGGCGACGGTCAAATCCAAGCTACCACCTCCACTTCTTCCAAGAGCACTGCTGCTGACGTTGTTACCCAAATCGGCGATGGTCAGATCCAAGCCACCAGCAAGTCGTCATCCACTTCCACTGCTGCTGACGTTGTGTCTCAGATCACTGACGGCCAGATCCAAGCtaccaccagcaccaagGCCTCTTCTGCCACCACCAGCGGTGTGATCTCCCAGATCTCCGACGGTCAAATCCAGGCATCTTCCACCGCTTCTTCGAAGACCTCCACCGCTTCCTCATCCACTGCAACTGGAGACTACGTCACCTCTGTGTCCTGTAAGAAGGAGGGTGCTCTGGCCATGACTTTGAAGGACGGTATCCTGTATGACTCGGAGGGAAGAATTGGCTCTATCGTTGCTAACAGACAATTCCAATTCGACGGTCCTCcaccacaagctggtgcCATCTATGCTGACGGATGGTCCATTTCCCCAGACGGATACCTGGCCATTGGTAACGACACCATATTCTACCAGTGTCTGTCGGGCACCTTCTACAACTTGTACGACCAGTCGATTGGAGGCCAATGTAATAAGGTCCACTTGAAGGCTGTCGAGTTGGTCGACTGTTAG
- a CDS encoding Nuclear pore-associated protein, forms a complex with Sac3p, translating to MSLADYLQLVQDAIQTDTLHIALSVNPTTQHLAPLQKNLQNYSNSHIMSEIEKASFFGGDWPSFETLVQSYLIFVRDFDPWSLQKSIDLLIKFYESLSVALNNTQNAKLLRLVQESTTSIVRLAKLVDEKLMSINGRTNDYPRLSYMTTLLLKSLNNIRNDPELNIPSKRYKISILMFLSITLCQTYMYIDSVMLCNNVFSNINILALDKSLISRKQLIQYRFVLGKFHLLQSNYYVAYHHFYWCFKNCHQQAPLKNILLILKYLLPSGLLVGKCPNLQYLEAQLGNHELLQLYRPLIQCYKNGDLFGFSKMVAEKQEYFIKLGILVGFLQRVRILVLRNLVLRTYKLQGGLSFESVRKALEVSLSPEAMKNEFAARDEWFYTVLNKGLDETFVETLLMSLIDANLLKAKLTPSRTIIMSKTGLFPAAYSMYEKGIKRNDREKWLD from the coding sequence ATGTCGCTCGCTGATTATTTACAATTGGTTCAAGATGCCATTCAAACAGATACGCTACACATTGCACTCTCAGTGAACCCTACTACGCAACATCTTGCTCCATTGCAGAAGAATTTACAAAACTACTCGAACAGCCACATCATGAGTGAGATAGAGAAGGCTTCATTCTTCGGCGGAGACTGGCCGTCATTCGAAACACTCGTTCAAAGCTACCTCATCTTTGTCCGCGACTTTGATCCATGGTCGCTGCAAAAATCGATAGACCTTCTCATTAAATTTTACGAGAGCTTGAGCGTTGCACTCAATAACACCCAGAACGCCAAACTGTTGAGACTGGTGCAAGAATCGACCACTAGCATTGTCCGCCTCGCCAAATTGGTGGACGAGAAGCTAATGAGTATCAATGGACGGACCAACGACTATCCTCGCTTATCATACATGACGAcgttgctgctgaaaagTCTGAACAACATAAGAAACGATCCAGAGCTGAATATTCCCTCCAAGAGGTACAAAATCTCGATTTTAATGTTTCTCAGCATTACACTTTGCCAGACCTACATGTACATAGACTCTGTGATGCTGTGCAACAACGTTTTCTCCAACATCAACATTCTGGCACTCGATAAGAGCCTCATCTCGCGCAAGCAACTAATACAATATAGATTTGTGCTGGGCAAATTCCACCTGCTCCAGAGCAACTACTATGTCGCATACCACCATTTTTATTGGTGCTTCAAAAATTGTCACCAACAGGCCCCGTTGAAGAATATACTGCTGATTCTCAAGTATTTGCTGCCGTCGGGACTGCTAGTGGGAAAATGTCCCAACTTGCAGTATTTGGAGGCTCAGCTGGGAAACCATGAACTTTTACAATTGTATCGTCCATTGATCCAGTGCTACAAAAATGGAGATTTATTTGGATTTTCGaaaatggtagcagaaAAGCAAGAATATTTCATTAAACTCGGAATATTAGTAGGATTCCTGCAACGGGTAAGGATTTTGGTGCTCAGAAATCTCGTGCTAAGAACGTACAAGCTACAGGGGGGGCTGAGTTTCGAGTCTGTACGGAAGGCACTAGAAGTGTCACTGAGCCCAGAAGCAATGAAGAACGAGTTTGCTGCAAGAGATGAATGGTTTTACACAGTTCTCAATAAGGGTCTAGATGAGACGTTCGTCGAAACATTGTTGATGTCGCTGATAGATGCAAATTTGCTTAAAGCGAAACTCACTCCTTCAAGAACAATAATCATGAGTAAAACAGGGTTGTTCCCAGCCGCGTACTCGATGTACGAGAAAGGCATAAAGAGAAACGACAGGGAAAAGTGGCTCGACTGA